One stretch of Brachyhypopomus gauderio isolate BG-103 chromosome 10, BGAUD_0.2, whole genome shotgun sequence DNA includes these proteins:
- the esama gene encoding endothelial cell adhesion molecule a — protein MEIRTLEEPGTMLSVLTLLCLLSGIQAQIHMPQTYVEVTQGQLVLLQASYIGNDIGRSSILWNYLADNVEPVISYADGSVNLGDRFKTRVRFASPMPNNNLSIFMNSTVESDSGRYMCQILPGSSGSLKELTLNVLVPPAVPKCTLQGTPELGANVTLNCQCSAGKPTPKYKWFKSGSSKEVFFPPMFNENTGTLKLNRLSSNMSGKYECSASNVVGETKCYINLEVISATNAGVIAGATVGAIVCLILLILLIFLILYLWKRRRTTEDDLANDIKEDAQAPKRISWIKSGTGSDIISKNGTLSSMNSVSHPQDTHSHNPYPYPHAHPISDTASITTATGSIMGYRPRPVAISPTPENTLPGYSTSPAQPLVLSTFGGDSMPRTDMSQQPPPHPPHIPSGISIANISRMGGVPIMVPAQNQAGSLV, from the exons GAATCCAGGCCCAGATTCATATGCCCCAGACATATGTGGAGGTAACACAGGGGCAGTTGGTACTACTCCAGGCCTCCTACATCGGTAATGACATTGGCAGGAGCAGCATCCTCTGGAACTACCTGGCTGACAATGTTGAACCG GTAATTTCATATGCAGATGGTTCTGTAAATCTTGGGGATCGGTTTAAGACCAGAGTGCGTTTTGCCTCTCCAATGCCCAACAACAATTTGTCAATCTTCATGAACAGCACGGTGGAGTCAGATTCAGGGCGATATATGTGTCAGATCCTTCCTGGTTCCAGCGGGTCCCTGAAGGAGCTCACCCTTAACGTGCTAG TGCCCCCTGCTGTGCCTAAGTGTACACTGCAAGGGACGCCAGAGCTCGGCGCAAACGTCACACTCAACTGCCAGTGCAGCGCTGGCAAACCCACACCCAAGTACAAGTGGTTCAAGAGCGGCTCGTCCAAGGAGGTGTTCTTCCCTCCCATGTTCA ATGAGAATACAGGCACCCTGAAGTTGAATAGGCTGAGCAGTAACATGTCGGGGAAGTACGAGTGCTCGGCCTCCAACGTGGTAGGAGAGACCAAGTGCTACATAAACCTGGAAGTCATCTCTG CCACTAACGCCGGGGTGATAGCTGGAGCCACGGTGGGTGCAATTGTATGCctgatcctcctcatcctcctcatcttcctcatcctTTACTTATGGAAAAGAAGGCGGACCACAGAGGACGATCTGGCCAATGACATCAA GGAGGACGCTCAAGCTCCCAAGCGTATCTCGTGGATAAAGAGCGGCACTGGCTCGGACATCATCTCTAAAAATGGCACCCTATCTTCCATGAATTCTGTCTCTCACCCCCAAGACACCCACAGCCACAACCCCTACCCGTATCCCCACGCCCACCCCATCTCCGACACCGCATCCATCACCACGGCTACAGGCAGCATCATGGGTTACCGGCCCCGCCCCGTTGCCATCTCGCCGACCCCTGAGAACACTCTTCCTGGCTACAGCACTAGCCCCGCCCAACCGCTCGTTTTATCCACCTTCGGTGGAGACTCCATGCCCAGGACAGATATGTCCCAGCAACCTCCACCGCATCCGCCTCACATCCCCTCCGGCATCAGCATCGCCAACATCTCCCGCATGGGTGGAGTTCCCATCATGGTGCCAGCACAGAACCAGGCAGGCTCTCTGGTGTGA